In Candidatus Hydrogenedentota bacterium, the following proteins share a genomic window:
- a CDS encoding PilZ domain-containing protein — protein MIKSAEQRNATRCPVHARTEVRLDNGLLMEGESRNISLNGMLITSERLLPVGNTCKVALMLRGNVDHLRIEMHGQVVRVDDSGIAIEFSHVDLESLEHLRRLVLYNADDADNVEEEMQEGAGPYPRR, from the coding sequence ATGATCAAGAGCGCTGAGCAACGCAATGCCACGCGTTGCCCCGTTCACGCTCGAACGGAGGTACGGCTCGACAACGGTCTGCTGATGGAAGGGGAATCGCGCAACATCAGCCTGAACGGCATGCTGATTACGTCGGAACGGCTGCTGCCCGTGGGGAACACGTGCAAAGTGGCGCTGATGCTGCGCGGCAACGTGGACCATCTCCGCATCGAGATGCACGGCCAAGTGGTGCGCGTCGACGACTCGGGCATCGCCATCGAGTTCTCGCACGTAGACCTGGAGAGCCTGGAGCACCTGCGCAGGCTGGTGCTGTATAATGCGGACGATGCGGACAACGTCGAAGAAGAGATGCAAGAGGGCGCGGGGCCTTATCCCCGCCGGTAG
- a CDS encoding alpha/beta fold hydrolase, with translation MATTVALTLSKWVLDLATKLIKANVRLHNVERITDEMAVIFVVNHFTRLETLLLPYTLHRHTGKEIWALAAAELFVGRLGSFLESTGTVSTRDPDRDTRIVRSLLNGEHPWLIFPEGAMIKDKHVVNDRGEFEVYSGNGRRPPHTGPAALALRAEFYRHKIGCLHDRPGQEGLARALEKFALDSAEQALAKRTVIVPVNVTYYPMRAHENLLVRIAERYKDNLSPRALEELSVEGTVLAGNTDIDVALGDPIDVREYLNAPEYASLMACSLNDMDDLQRDPKSLFQDAVQKVARRYMKTIYRLTTLNLDHVFAALLRRHPAGPFSEPCFRRRAYLGARRLRELPGYRRHESLEAFRDLLSEEPCPQYDDFLALCEREGSLRREGADLVKSAPRIHDAADFHLLRTRDMTYVIANEVEPLAEVTNALQRVARTPAWWTARRVRALLIYEDRRRFEGDYARWYDPALSKSPDVGRPFFLKPFWVRGGVLLIHGYMAAPLEVRALGDYLYTRGYAVYGVRLRGHGTSPMDLAQRSWQDWYASLANGYAVLRSLTDHVVCCGFSMGGLMALLAAARKGPRVCGIVPICAPLQVRSGTIRFVPSIVTMNALMKRIGTSRMTLEYVENDPENKHINYTKNPLTAIKQLAELMRVAQDQLQQVRAPMLVVQGAKDPTVNPISAQGIFNNAATRDKELVLVESERHGIVNGDGSEDVFEHVFQFLEHTRTRPAPAAAMSIPPPGNA, from the coding sequence ATGGCGACGACCGTCGCGCTGACGCTCAGTAAATGGGTGCTTGATCTGGCGACGAAGCTGATCAAGGCCAATGTCCGCCTTCACAATGTGGAGCGCATCACGGACGAAATGGCCGTCATCTTCGTCGTCAACCATTTTACCCGTCTCGAAACCCTGCTTCTGCCGTACACCTTGCATCGCCACACGGGCAAGGAAATCTGGGCCCTCGCAGCCGCGGAGCTGTTTGTCGGCAGACTCGGCAGTTTCCTCGAATCGACGGGCACGGTCTCGACGCGCGACCCGGACCGCGATACGCGCATCGTGCGGTCGCTGCTCAACGGGGAGCATCCCTGGCTCATTTTTCCCGAAGGCGCGATGATCAAGGACAAGCACGTCGTGAACGACCGGGGCGAGTTCGAGGTCTACAGCGGCAACGGACGCCGCCCGCCGCATACGGGTCCGGCCGCGCTGGCGCTGCGCGCCGAATTCTACCGGCACAAGATCGGCTGCCTGCACGACCGGCCCGGCCAGGAGGGTCTGGCCCGAGCGCTTGAAAAGTTCGCGCTGGATTCGGCGGAACAGGCCCTGGCCAAACGCACGGTGATCGTGCCGGTCAACGTCACGTACTACCCGATGCGCGCACACGAGAACCTGCTCGTGCGCATCGCCGAGCGGTACAAGGACAACCTCAGCCCGCGCGCGCTCGAGGAGTTGTCCGTCGAAGGCACGGTGCTGGCCGGGAATACGGACATCGACGTGGCGCTTGGCGACCCGATCGACGTGCGCGAATACCTCAACGCGCCCGAGTACGCCTCGCTCATGGCGTGCAGCCTGAACGACATGGACGACCTCCAGCGCGACCCGAAATCGCTGTTCCAGGATGCGGTACAGAAGGTGGCGCGGCGGTACATGAAAACCATCTACCGGCTGACAACGCTGAACCTGGACCATGTGTTCGCGGCGCTCTTGCGGCGGCACCCCGCGGGGCCGTTCTCCGAGCCGTGTTTCCGCAGGCGCGCCTACCTGGGCGCGCGGCGGCTCCGTGAATTGCCGGGCTATCGCCGCCATGAAAGCCTCGAGGCGTTCCGCGACCTGCTTTCCGAAGAACCTTGCCCGCAATACGACGATTTCCTGGCGCTCTGCGAACGCGAGGGCTCGCTGCGGCGGGAAGGCGCGGACCTGGTCAAGAGTGCGCCGCGTATCCATGACGCCGCGGATTTTCACCTCCTGCGTACGCGCGACATGACCTACGTCATTGCCAACGAAGTCGAGCCGCTTGCGGAAGTCACGAATGCGCTGCAGCGCGTCGCGCGGACGCCCGCGTGGTGGACGGCGCGCCGCGTGCGCGCGCTGCTGATCTACGAAGACCGGCGCCGTTTCGAGGGAGACTACGCGCGCTGGTACGACCCGGCACTGAGCAAGAGTCCCGACGTGGGACGCCCCTTCTTCCTCAAGCCGTTCTGGGTGCGCGGCGGCGTGCTCCTGATCCACGGCTATATGGCGGCGCCGCTCGAAGTGCGCGCGCTCGGCGATTACCTGTATACGCGCGGCTACGCGGTCTACGGCGTGCGCCTGCGCGGCCACGGCACATCGCCCATGGACCTGGCGCAAAGAAGCTGGCAGGACTGGTACGCGTCGCTCGCGAACGGATACGCCGTACTGCGCAGCCTGACCGACCACGTCGTGTGCTGCGGCTTCTCGATGGGCGGCCTGATGGCGCTGCTGGCTGCGGCGCGGAAAGGCCCGCGTGTGTGCGGCATCGTCCCGATTTGCGCGCCCCTGCAGGTCCGCAGCGGCACGATCCGGTTCGTTCCGTCCATTGTGACCATGAACGCGCTGATGAAACGAATCGGCACTTCGCGCATGACCCTTGAATACGTCGAGAACGATCCCGAGAACAAACACATCAACTACACGAAGAACCCGCTGACCGCAATCAAACAGTTGGCCGAGTTGATGCGCGTGGCGCAGGATCAACTCCAACAGGTGCGCGCGCCGATGCTCGTGGTCCAGGGCGCGAAGGACCCGACGGTGAACCCGATCAGCGCACAGGGCATCTTCAACAACGCCGCTACCCGCGACAAGGAACTCGTTCTCGTCGAGAGCGAGCGCCACGGCATCGTAAACGGCGACGGCAGCGAGGACGTCTTCGAGCACGTGTTCCAGTTTCTCGAACACACGCGCACGAGGCCCGCCCCCGCCGCCGCCATGTCCATCCCACCGCCGGGAAACGCGTGA